The sequence TTATACCTAAAATTTCACAGTGATGTTtaagaaaatatctttttaaaaacaaataaatatgaAGCTTAATATGAACTCAACAGTTATCTATGGCTTGTGCTCACCTCTTTCTGTCACTGTTAGCTTGTGgcagccctgctcacagcatTGAAATACAGACCAGGAATTGTCAAAGCAATTCCCATTGATGCATGTTCTCCTAACCCACACTCACAGCAGAGGATTTTTCTCCCCCTGGTCTCATTCTGTAGCTCCCATCAACCTCCCCTACTGTCTCACATCATTCTACTTCCTTGAACGAGCAGCTGTGAAAAACACCTCACTGTGCCCCAGTCAGAGGTCAGCCACAGACACTGCATGCAGTGACACGAGCTCCTGTACCAAGGGCTAAGAATGCCCATGTGTCGCTTCAGGTGAATCTGGAAAACCTAATTGTGTCAGAACAGCATTCAAAACCACAGGTGGTGCAAAGCTGGTTTTGAGCACAGGTATTTTCACTGAACTCCTGTCATTTGGGTACCCTGAAGCTGTGCAGGCAGGAGCCATGGCAGAGGTTATGTGCTAGAGCCTGTTTTCTCCTGTACAAGTTCCCTTGTAGGTCACAGTACAGACACGAGAGAATTCAAGGAGAGTTTTCCAGGTTAAAGTTAGGGTGTACACACTCCTGTCCTGCATGTGCAAACTGCCAACAGCTGGAGCACATGCACTGTTCACACCTCCCTCGAGGGATACCTCTCCAACTTGGGAAGGCAGTGGTATGGCTACAGGGGCATCCTGTTGCCTTCAATGCTGAACTTGATGGCCCGATGCACTTTGCTGAGTCGTTTCTGTTCAGCAAACCGTCTCTTGTGCTTTTCCAAGCGACTAATACCTCTCTTAATAGTCCCGGGCTAGAAACAACATCTCAATTAATGGACAGAAGGAGAAAGAACAGCAGACAGCACAGCAATTGTTATTCTCCCACTTACACATATTGTACCACATATACCCCTTTAAATGAAACTGTATGAGTAGATGGATGAAGACAAAAGCAACACAAAGGCCTCCACCGAAGCTGTTCATGTTTACCAAAATCTCAAAGGTTTCCCAAACTGGAATATTACTAGAACATGATACAAAAGCTGGAAGAGGTATAAAAACAtcagtgcagtgacacaggtACTGAACTGCAGCTTTAGCTCGAAATGCTTTAAAGCAAGAGGCCTGTAATCCTCACCTGAGAGAGAAATTCTAGAAAAGTTAACTCAAAAATCTCTTTTTGGTCAGAGATGTTCTCCTGTGAAAACATGTGATGAGCTTAGAGCAGCCTACTTATTGGAGAATTTACTGTCCACACTCTCTACAAAAGAGCTACCCTCCTGTACAGTAACCATGGTGATATGGTGACAGAATCCCAGGCTAGGAACAGTCACCAGGACACTGCCAGTGCTTACCCTGGAGGACTCCATCTCCACGTTCCACTTGGGCCTGACGACGTAGTCTTTGTTGGAGGGCATTGGGACCCTCGCACGGGCACAGAACCCAGGGTCCCCAGGCCTGAGAGCCCTATGGAAAAAAGGATGTGACTGTTATGGACAAATCTTATCCAGAAAGAAGTAAAGCCACCCAGTGTGCTCTCCTCTGAAACACACTATATACCACTGCCTCTAAAACCTCTACAGAAATTCCACAGTGGTAGTGCCATCACAATacttcacttaaaaaaaaaacccaaagtatTTATATATCCAACCTACTTTTCTTCTCCTGTTAATACTTTCTCCAGGTCCCTACGGGGAGTCTGACCACCAGAgctgtaagaaaaataaatatttataggcATCTATATACAGAGAAAGCAATTTTATAAGACAATGAAGTATGTTAAAAGAGTAGAGAGACCTTAACTGACAACCCTTTTaccctttttatttcctttaatatTTACACACCACTTGGTTTCTCTTGATGGAGCCTTAGAAGAATTTCATGTTTCTGCCTGCTGGTCCTACCTGCTCATTTTCCTTCGATGAGGCATCTGCTCCAAATCTCTCTGTTCTCTCTCTTCCCTGGTCATGCCTTTGTAATTTGAGGTAAGGCCGAAGATGGGTCGAGACCACtcatctattaaaaaaatgatGAGTTAACTAAGACCAGGCTTTTGTTTCTCTCAAACCACTCTGGTGATCAAATACAGCTTGGAAAGTCTGTGGCAAGTATTTATGCTTCCTTTCAACCAAACAATTTTTGAGCCCTTAGTATTTAATGgaaaatcagccttgtgaaaaGAAAGCAAGAGCTTTCATCCCCAAAGTTTCTTTGTTGCCTGCTCTTCTAGAACATCTCCAAGCTCTAGAAAGAATACTGAGTGTCAGGATCTCCTGCACAACTCAGGaatgctgttttaaaaatatgcagaGAAGGTCCTAAAGAATGTAAGTTTATCATCAGTCTGCAGCCATTCTGAATGGAATGCACTCCACATGGAGTACAGTTGAGTAGTCAACATTCAGTCAGCTAAGTTGCCTCTGAAGTCCATGGAATAAACAGCATTCTGGCAGCACCTCCCTGCCTTTTCAGCATATACAAAAGATCTGGACAATGAGCCAAGAGAGAACTGCAGCAAAACAAATGCCATCCTCTGCTTTGAGACAATGGAACAGGTGCATGCAGAAGCTAATGTAACAGTGCTTGTTAATAGCTCCACAAAGTCATGAAACACATCAGTGAGGTTCCTACACTGCAGAATCTTTTCTACAGACAACAGCAGTGCATCAGAAACCGATGCAGAAGTTCCATTCATCAGCAGTGGGATCTCAGAGAGGCACAGGCAGGTTTACATACTGATCAGCTTCCCAGCCATGTCCTTGTTCGGTCTCGACTCCTTGGGGTGTTTGTACAGGTACATCACAGCCCGTCCAATGCCGCTGTGcttcagggtctcctggctcacactgggcagctgcagagaaaaggaaaagtcaGAATACAGCAATAAATTATGTCTGAACATTAATGGTGTCACTGAACTTTGCAGAAATACCTTTCACTTTAATCAGCTTGGAAAACTTAAATGTTCTTGTTGTCCCACTGGGAACTGTGTAAAGAATCAAACACCTAAATCTAGAAATCTGCCATAACATTCTTGGTTTATACACAAAATTAGGTAGCTGTCTAGAACTTTTTATTCCAAATGCTCTCTAGTTTATATCACCCCAAAACTATGCTACTGCCTTCAAATCATTCATTCTATAAATAAAAACTTACATGGCAAAGACACTCAAGCAATCAGCTTAGCCACAGACACTAAAAGCCTACACTGAGTGTGAGGGACCTTCCTGTGCACTGCACACTTTAACAGAACACAAAAGAGAAGGGACCACAAGGGAGGAAAATTCAGGGATGCACAGCAAGTAACTCTTCACTTAAATGTGAATATAAACCTGAAACAGGAAGGCAGGGGCAGATCATCTGAATTCTTTTACACAAGCACACCTGTTCTGCAGGTTGCTTCCCCGTGTGTTTCACTGCACAGCCCATCGGCAGAGCTGCAGTTCATTTATCACCTCACATTTCCCTAAAGCACATGACTGTAAAACTGTGGACAAGCTCCAAATCAAATGTGAAAAGTCAGGTCCAAACCTCTTGCAGGATCTTCAGAAGCTCCTCTCTTATCTTTAGTGCTGGCAGACTTCGGTCTGGAAGAGGAGAAAGCCACTCTTTGATGGCAGACATAACACCACTATCGATGAAAGTTTCTTTGAGATCCTGCCTAAAAGGTTTAAAGAGAAGCCCAAAAGTCATGTAATATAGCAACATCTTAAGATGTGATGTCCCCTCAGGAAAACAGCATATTTGAGTTTGTTTCATGTTAAATTAAGAGGGGAAATTATGTATAATTTTATGTTTTTGAGGTCACCTAGCTTCAGCATTTACTTGGAATAAAGAAAATGGTTTACTGCATATTCAGTATAGCTGTAGTGTAACTCCATGAAATCTTACAAATTCTGACTATTGCCCAGGGTTGCAGTTAACTGAAAGAATGACAACTCACTTTTTAAGATGCATAACTACAGTTGGTAGCAAAGTTAATTTCTTTAGTGCTGGTTTCTTTTGTGTATTCAGCTGACGATCCTCCTGTAGAGAGTTGAAGAATCAGCACAAGTTAATCAAAGAAAGAAATCAGTAACTCCCATTCTTTGCAACACTTACAAGAAAAAGACTAGTCTATTAAACTAGAAGTGCAACTTTGGAGGGATTACACTAATTTTGTCCCCTGCTCCACAGCTCACCAACAATTATGCAACAATTTCTCTGAAAAAAGGTCATCACTTTAGTCAGCATTTCCCAATAAGGCATCACATTAGGAGAGTGCTtctaaatttactttttttttcacttcatgACTTAGACTGTCTACAGTACCCAGAGGTCCTCTATACTGTGCACAGATAACACTTTGCTAGTAAAGCCTCacctgaaaacagaaaaacagctaAGCAGAACAATGGGAAGGGAGAACATGTATTTTCACCTCTGTCATTTCAAAATTACTCCCATCCAAGGCCTGACTGTCACTATCTATTCAAAACTTGTCACCCATACCAAAACCACTCAATGCAATCAACAGATTTCTGTGCAGCTCTGGTAATTCCTTTCCATTTGTCCTAATCCACTGAAGGCTCTTTCTGTGCAATGTTTGTTTTACTGCAAGGGAGAAGACTCTTCTAATGCATCTCCTTCCCTCTTCCTGCCCCTGTACTTCAAACTTTGACACCTCATTTGAAACATCTGGCTGTCATCTGGCTGTCATCTTGTCTTAGAAAGGCTTTCCTGTCAAGCCCAAGAAGTTTAAGTTGCCTTCCAGATTGCTTTCTCACTCTCCCCATCTTTCTGAACTCATTATCCTGATCTTGTTCTCAGAAAGATGCTTTTGTTGTTGCTATTTGTAAAGCTCCTCTAGTTTCTAAAGTCATGTATATCCCTCAATTGGTTTTAATGTGTTTTGCTGTGCTGTTTATTAATTTGATTGCTACTCCAACAAAACAGAAGACACCTGACAAAAAGCAAGATCCCAAAAAACCTTCCACAGTAAGATATTAAACATTTCTCCTAGAAAAAGGAAGAAGGCCCCATGAATCTGTTACTCTGATGTCATTACCACAGCACTGTAATTCAAACAGTTTGGAAAAGGACTCTTCTCAGAAACAAATACCAAAGTATGACACATGCCAGTAACATCATGATGAAATGAAAGCATACTCCCTTTCTCAGTACTTGACATACTACTAGGTGGTTTACAGAGCACCTATATATCCCTTTTGAAAGAAGGTGATCTCAGCTGATGGAAGTTTAGCAATTTAcctaattttaatatttaaaaattagtatTCTATCAAAATTTCAacagaatgttttcatttagaATAGCAAAATAACATTTACATGGTTATACAGACATTAGAAGCTTTCCATAGTGTACAGATTACTCCTGCTGAATACAAGCCAGATTTTTGTATCTTATTAATCACACAATTTTCCCATAGAAGGGAACTGAATTTCAAGGCATATTTGGAGCCTGGGAAACTGACCTCAGCAGCTTCATTCATCTTCACAATCATGGCACTGACCACATCATCTGCATCACTGATGAAAGTGCCCCCATCACGGTTCCGCCTGCGCTTGCCGCTCATGCTCTTCTTCCTCTGCAGCATCATGTCGAAATCTGACATGAAGTCCATGCTGAAACACAACCACAGTGTTAACTGAGGGCCTTGGTAGGAAATAATTGTGTGTTTCTCTAGTGAACAAACACTGTGTCTCAAGGTCCCTGGGAGATAATTAATTATCCTCAGTATGCAAAATGCAGAACTAGCAAAGGGCTCCAATAGCTCGAGACCTTGCTGTAAGACCCAATGTGCACACCTGTAACATCCAGGATCCATAATGCCCTTTCACCAAAATCTGGCATTAACAAAGGAATATGTAACACAATGACTTACTGCTTCCCTCTTTTGATGTTATCATCAGAGTCTGATTCATCTGCTGTCTCCTTCATGTCTCCATcacctttctcttcctccaaatcctccTGGTTAAAACCCTGATGAGTACAGATAGTGCAAATCAGTGTATGGATCAGGACTGAGCATCTACTCAGCTGCCTGACACTAAAAAAGCTTCAGGTAAGTCTTCAGAGGATCTGGAAAGATGAACAGTCTTTTTAATTCCCTGTAACTACTGTCACACCAACAATTCTCCCAAAAGATGAGCTGTAAATGTTATTTAACCCAAAGAGTACCCCAGTGAGTCTGGCAGATACAAAACTGACCTGATGCAGCACAAACATTGTCTTCAAATCTAGCAAGTCAACAGGAGACATCCACAGTAACACTTACCGTaaattcctcctcttcctcatcacCAGATTCTCCAAATATATCTGCAATCAGGTTCCTGTGAAGGTAACAGCAATTAATCTACTTGGACTACAACAATGACATGTGCCTTTTCTGCAAAATCTCTTATGACTGTATGAAGATTGCCCTTTTGTTCTGTCTCCTTCTGCTGACCTTTCTCTTCACGCCACCAAAGAAGGTGAATTCTCTGGTTGGGATTTATCCATTTTCCATTCACCATCACTCCCTCTgtctaaaaccccaaaagaatTCATATTCTTTCCCACTTACTCTTGTTCATTTCCAGATTCACTGTCACTGCCAAACAgatctttcccttttttcttcccagcattctcttttccttcttcttcctcctcctcactgtCGGATacaacatttttcttccttttgtcaGATTTCTCGGAAGCAGCATCACTGTCCGATTCTTCGGCATCGGAAAGGATTCGTACCTTTTTtgcagctgccagcagaaaGGAGCATTACTACATGTCCCAGGAACAGAGGGGACAACTGTTACTCTCAAATTATTCTCTGCCTAGTCTTCCAACACCAGACCATTGCCATTTCCTAAAAAGCATATCCATTCTGATGTGTTTTATTAAATCAGCAAATGGAGCTTCCATACACCACAtctattaatgaaaaaaattgtaatttcaAATCTCTCACCCCCAGTATATGAAAaaaaacacacaggaaaaaaatactagAGAATcagcaatgaaataaataagtaaCAAACTATCATGTCAACAGATGCCACTTAGATCCTTACAGTCTTCTGTTAGACCTACTTATTACTCAGAAGTGTTAGACACACATTCGCACAGCAAAGCAGTCAGAACAACAAATGCAGTTCTGCTCCAAAACTAAATCTGATTTATGGTTTCTCAACTTAAGATGCTTTATTCACACAAAAGCAATGGTTTAACTTTCACACCACTACCTGTCACAGCACAGTATAGTTTCTTACGTGTTTTCTCATTGTCATCCTCACTATCAGAAAGGATGGCTGTTTTCCTCTTCACtgtcttttcttcctctttttcatCTTCATCACTGTCTGATATTTTACGTCTCTTAGGAGCTTCATCTTCACTGTCAGAGCCCTGAAATCCTTTCCTTACATGTTCATTATCTGAATGATGAGAGTCATTCTGCACCTTTTCCTTCCTGTCCTCCCCATCGCTGTCTTCAGACTCTATCTGCTTGTGTCTGGACACATCCTCGCTCTCTGAGTCGCTGGCTGGCTGCTTCTGAGGCTCTTCACTCTCAGAGTCGCTGGCTGCCTGCTTCTGGAGCTCCTCACTCTCAGAGTCACTGGCTGGCTGCTTCTGGAGCTCCTCACTCTCAGAGTCACTGGCTGCCTGCTTGTGTGATTCCTCATTTTCAAAATCACTGCTGTGATCCCTTGGAGGTTCTCCATTGTCAGAATCACTCGCTCGATGATTTAAGGTCTCTTCATTTTCAGAGTCACTTAAATGCCGGTTTGGACGGTCCTCAGTATCAGAGTCACTGTCTTTCTCTCCATGAGTTGCTTCATTTTCTGAATCACTGACATTGTGATTTGGGGGCTCCTCATTATCTGAGTCACTTTCTTTTTGCCTTGGGTTATCTTCATTTTCAGAGTCTGTCATATGAGGCTCTCCGCCTTGCCCATCATCTTCTCCATCACTGTGTTcattctgaaacaaaaaaataatctcaGACAACTACGCAAAAACACcttaaaaagtaaagaaaaacgTTCTGAATTTTTTGCGTGTCTTTCCTGCAATGTGATTACCCAGGGTGCTGCAAACTGAAATACTGTCTATGTAGAAATAATTAGACAATTTGCATCAAAAGACTACCAAATACTTCACATCAAAAAAAGTATTATCAATGGAAGTATGTCCATCCTGCAGCTCCATGGTATTTTGAAAGCAGTAACAGAATTCATAGAACACTTTAAGCATAAAGTCTAAGAAGGGTCCAGTTGCTCAAGAGTAAAGGCTTAgtacttttattttaataggTCAGGCCTTTGAAGTGGTTTAGCTGAAATTCCCAATAACAAAGCAAGAAAGAGTATCTTGCATTtgtcattttattttcctgaagaTCTCAAACAGACATTTCCTGTATGAAATACATCTTACTGAAACAGCACACGCCTTATGCTCCAAATGAAGCTAGCGCCTGTTCCTTCTTTGTCGAGGAAACCTATTCAAGAACAACCCAAGACCAAAAGCCTAGCAAAAAACAAGAATAAAGTTTTAGTCAGACCTTTCAGAGTATTACCGCTGACCAGCTTTGTGTTTCAGATTCAACAACTCTCTCCTCTGTGCTGACAGCTCCCATGCTTTCCAGACACCCAAGATAACCCATGCACAAACCCACCCAGCAACTTCAGAACTGAAACAATCCTTTGACTTTTCTACACACCACAAAATACTGAGGCACATGCTCCATTTTTAAGAGAACATCTCAGAAGCCACCTTACTAAGTATAATTACTTACAGCATCATCTTTTATCTTTCCAACATCTAAAATCTACTTGGTAAAAAAATCTTAATCGCATTTACCTGAGAATATGAAATTAGACTTGAAAACTCATTCCATTAATTCAGCTCTCACAGCTACTGTCACCATAATCCTGCTTTCAGCTGAAAACAACAACATTGAACAAGGAACTTCTCTTTCGCATACTCAAAGCCTCAATCAGGCTTTTCTCAGTCATTTTGTCTCAGCTATAAACTTTTTCTACTTGCAAACTGAGTATTTATTGTGACAGGAGATGCTTTAAGACCTATATGTCCTGAagtttccaaatatttttttctgcaatttaATTTCCTTGGAAACAGACTTTctatctatttttattttctcttgtcCTTCTACTCCCACATTCAGAGTCATAAAAAATGTAGGTGTAGCTGCCCTACACCTACAACAAGGAATACTACTGATCTTTAAAATGCATGATGCaggaagaatttaaaataaaattaatttcaattgCTTTTAGGAACTACTTCCTCCATAATTATTCTAAGTGGCAAAGAGCATTGCTTCTTAAGACTTTGGACTTTATATACTTATTCCTTTTGCTAGCACTTGATAAAGATCTTCTAAATTACTGCAGAATGACTAACAAAGTTACtgagcaatgaaaaaaaaaccccaagactatgaaattttaaaacatgcacTTCAAATACTACTTCACTATTTCCATGTTATTTATGCTAACTACAAACAGCTGCTGTGACCATCTAAgttgttttctctctgctggTTGTTCCTGTCTCTACAGAGATACATCTTTTGCATCTTTTGTATCCAGAAATTCTCACTTCCCCTCACAGAAAGGAAACATGGTTCCATTAAAACCTGAATCtggaattttaaagaaatattaatattagGAAGTGACAGAACTGAGGATGTACTCAACTGCTCTCTGCTTGTTAATATTTTATTCCCTTACCAAAAAATCAATTTGAttgcccttctcctgcctggTATATCCCACATAAACCTATCACAGGTGTATGTGACAGATCTTCCCTGGCTGTATTACTTTAGAGTAAAGAAAACTGCAGCTGGAAACAGAACAGAAGGCAGATTGCACAGCAGTTACAGGTAAGGTCATTGAGAAACACTGAAATCAAACTGGTATctacaacaacaaaaattatttaatccttgtttttctaccattttattttgtgtggTTTGTCTGTCTTCTCTCAATGTCAGATGGTGAATGATGAATAGTACTGATAATTATGTCAGCAGTAATTAAGGATTTTGCTAAACAAACCCaaggaaattaataaaaatagtCCTCTTTAAGATATTAGGACCATCACCTTCCCAGCTTCCACTTTAGGAATTCTTTGGtgaacaaataaacaaaattaagaaCCAACAAGAATCAGTAATGATTCTTCATATTTCTAAGGTCAGAAGTGTGGCTGCAGGTTATAAGTGCACCTGTTCAGAATGAATCACTAAATTACAAAGAATTTCTTATGCAAAACCTTGGTGAGAAGACACTGTAATTACAGAGCATTATTACTGAAGATATGACAGGATCCCGCATCTTTAACCTGTTACTGCAAAGTGACAATCACGGCTGAGAATGAAGATGTTTGGTGGGGGAGAGCAGGCACACAGCACTCAGACTCggcctcagctgctgcagtgtgagcaCCTGGGGTGTCAGGggtgggtgtccctgcccgcTCAGGGCACAGGCACCACCCCTGGGAGAGCTGAGAGAGCTGAGGCAGGCAGCACCAGTGCCAGCGAGGGCAGCGCcgccccagagccccagcagcagcacaaagctccctctgcagcacagctgagacCTCATAGGGCAGGACCTGCCCGCTGCCCGCAGTGCAAGAGGCTGCTGCACACAATTCATCACTCTGCATGTTTTGGAATATAACTGACATAAAAAGTGACCAACTTCCCAGCAAAATGACAAAATGCTGCTGGCTATGCTTGACAGTCTTCACcttcccttttttatttgttcatcTCTACAAAGCTGCTTTCAAAGAAATTAAGTATgtcatttttcagttttctagttttcattttccaaatgATTGACTGAAAGATCAGACATCCTCAAAACGGAGTAGGTCTCAGGTAATTGCTACTGCATTTTTCTCTaattcctttgctttcttttcttcctcctctttatctataaatattttaattgagATGTCCTTGATTTTTGTTTAATGAAAGAGTTCTATAACATGAGGCTTTAGTACAGTATAAAATAAGGAATATATCAAAATCAAATTTACAGTGTTACACTTCTACATAAAAATTACAGCTACCAAGCAGTTTATTGGATCAACATGCAGCCACTTTTAAGAGCTACTTCTTCAATAATTTAGTAACTTCAACAAAATGGAACCCATCCGCTACAATTTCATGAGAGATGAGTATTAAACTAAGACCTACACAACCATCATGGGCATATCAGCAAGTTCCTCCTTTTTTTCAGGTATCACATATTTGTGTTTGTTAACAGTCACAGTCTAACCACAACTTAATTCATGAAACAGCAGCAACTTGGTGGAAGTGTAAAAACAAAGTTATTACAGATTTCTGTATGAGCCTGACTTGGACAAACACTGTAAACGTGATTTCAGATTCATTACTGTACTAAAACTAATTCTAATTGTCTAAAGCAGAATCAGTAAGGACATCAAGGAGAACATTTATAGATAAAGTGGGATTGGGGGAAGGAAAGCCAGAAAAGAattgtggaaaagaaaaacccacatACCTGAGACCTACATAAGTAATTCCTCAGGATTCCCCTTTTCTTTAAAGTTAAAAACCTGAAAGAAAagtttgaaattttaaaacttcagTTCTTTACATCTGAGTTCTAAATTAGAGACAAAATAGTAATTAAATTGACTTAACTGATTAGGCTGCCTAAAAAGGTTTTATTACCTTTGAGTGTAATTTCTCCCACACACTCCTAAAGATGAAGAATATAGGAGGATGGGAGAATATTTAGAGTAAATAAAATGACAAATGACTGAAAGCTACTCCTTTCAGAGATGGCTGCTCACATTATTGCCTTTTGAGTGCAAAGAGAACTCaacagaatgaaagaaaaattaagactTCATAGCAAAACAAAGTATTTGAATTTTGATTTGAGCTGAATCAAATAAAGCATGAAGACAACTCTCATTTAGTATTGGTCAAAAAGGTGGCTTAGCTTGGCTCTTTATTTTAATTGACTTTCTGAAGTATTTTATCTACAGAGGAATATTCAACCACCATCACAGAACAAAGTCTTTAAAATACAGACACCTCACACATGAAGAGGCCCAGTTAACAGTGATAATTGGTACTTTCTGCTCACCTAAATCTGAAGAAGACATGCTGCAGATGTAAACGACAGTCAACTACCTTGCacagtaaataaaattaaaatctcagAGAAGTGCTCAGAAAAGTAAGAACCAATAATCAAGCATAAAGCAAtgacacagaagaaaaagattaaTATCATTGTAGCAGCAGCATGACTTTTCACACACTCATCAcacttttttttcataaaacagaAGTACTAAATTCCTCCAGACAGTCAGTTATTTTTCCCAGCCTGAGAAATGTGTTTCCTGCCACACTGAAATTGCAATTGTCACAGTGGCAGATGCTGCCTCACACCAAATCTATTTCTTCCCTTGGAAACATCAACACttataaaaaaaagtaaattccAAATGTGCTTTACAATTAAGTTCAAATACATG comes from Agelaius phoeniceus isolate bAgePho1 chromosome 10, bAgePho1.hap1, whole genome shotgun sequence and encodes:
- the IWS1 gene encoding protein IWS1 homolog isoform X3, giving the protein MTDSENEDNPRQKESDSDNEEPPNHNVSDSENEATHGEKDSDSDTEDRPNRHLSDSENEETLNHRASDSDNGEPPRDHSSDFENEESHKQAASDSESEELQKQPASDSESEELQKQAASDSESEEPQKQPASDSESEDVSRHKQIESEDSDGEDRKEKVQNDSHHSDNEHVRKGFQGSDSEDEAPKRRKISDSDEDEKEEEKTVKRKTAILSDSEDDNEKTPAKKVRILSDAEESDSDAASEKSDKRKKNVVSDSEEEEEEGKENAGKKKGKDLFGSDSESGNEQENLIADIFGESGDEEEEEFTGFNQEDLEEEKGDGDMKETADESDSDDNIKRGKHMDFMSDFDMMLQRKKSMSGKRRRNRDGGTFISDADDVVSAMIVKMNEAAEEDRQLNTQKKPALKKLTLLPTVVMHLKKQDLKETFIDSGVMSAIKEWLSPLPDRSLPALKIREELLKILQELPSVSQETLKHSGIGRAVMYLYKHPKESRPNKDMAGKLINEWSRPIFGLTSNYKGMTREEREQRDLEQMPHRRKMSSSGGQTPRRDLEKVLTGEEKALRPGDPGFCARARVPMPSNKDYVVRPKWNVEMESSRFQGTSKKGVSRLDKQMRKFTDIRKKSRTAHAVKISIEGNKMPL
- the IWS1 gene encoding protein IWS1 homolog isoform X1 translates to MDTHYYGGEQSDDGGATPVQDERDSGSDVEDEGNEQHSGSENGSVGHHSENEHSDGEDDGQGGEPHMTDSENEDNPRQKESDSDNEEPPNHNVSDSENEATHGEKDSDSDTEDRPNRHLSDSENEETLNHRASDSDNGEPPRDHSSDFENEESHKQAASDSESEELQKQPASDSESEELQKQAASDSESEEPQKQPASDSESEDVSRHKQIESEDSDGEDRKEKVQNDSHHSDNEHVRKGFQGSDSEDEAPKRRKISDSDEDEKEEEKTVKRKTAILSDSEDDNEKTPAKKVRILSDAEESDSDAASEKSDKRKKNVVSDSEEEEEEGKENAGKKKGKDLFGSDSESGNEQENLIADIFGESGDEEEEEFTGFNQEDLEEEKGDGDMKETADESDSDDNIKRGKHMDFMSDFDMMLQRKKSMSGKRRRNRDGGTFISDADDVVSAMIVKMNEAAEEDRQLNTQKKPALKKLTLLPTVVMHLKKQDLKETFIDSGVMSAIKEWLSPLPDRSLPALKIREELLKILQELPSVSQETLKHSGIGRAVMYLYKHPKESRPNKDMAGKLINEWSRPIFGLTSNYKGMTREEREQRDLEQMPHRRKMSSSGGQTPRRDLEKVLTGEEKALRPGDPGFCARARVPMPSNKDYVVRPKWNVEMESSRFQGTSKKGVSRLDKQMRKFTDIRKKSRTAHAVKISIEGNKMPL
- the IWS1 gene encoding protein IWS1 homolog isoform X2, whose protein sequence is MDTHYYGGEQSDDGGATPVQDERDSGSDVEDEGNEQHSGSENGSVGHHSENEHSDGEDDGQGGEPHMTDSENEDNPRQKESDSDNEEPPNHNVSDSENEATHGEKDSDSDTEDRPNRHLSDSENEETLNHRASDSDNGEPPRDHSSDFENEESHKQAASDSESEELQKQPASDSESEELQKQAASDSESEEPQKQPASDSESEDVSRHKQIESEDSDGEDRKEKVQNDSHHSDNEHVRKGFQGSDSEDEAPKRRKISDSDEDEKEEEKTVKRKTAILSDSEDDNEKTPAKKVRILSDAEESDSDAASEKSDKRKKNVVSDSEEEEEEGKENAGKKKGKDLFGSDSESGNEQENLIADIFGESGDEEEEEFTGFNQEDLEEEKGDGDMKETADESDSDDNIKRGKHMDFMSDFDMMLQRKKSMSGKRRRNRDGGTFISDADDVVSAMIVKMNEAAEEDRQLNTQKKPALKKLTLLPTVVMHLKKQDLKETFIDSGVMSAIKEWLSPLPDRSLPALKIREELLKILQELPSVSQETLKHSGIGRAVMYLYKHPKESRPNKDMAGKLINEWSRPIFGLTSNYKGMTREEREQRDLEQMPHRRKMSSSGGQTPRRDLEKVLTGEEKALRPGDPGFCARARVPMPSNKDYVVRPKWNVEMESSRPGTIKRGISRLEKHKRRFAEQKRLSKVHRAIKFSIEGNRMPL